The following coding sequences are from one Coffea arabica cultivar ET-39 chromosome 11e, Coffea Arabica ET-39 HiFi, whole genome shotgun sequence window:
- the LOC113717907 gene encoding uncharacterized protein, producing the protein MLLLDTDSKGMKWKRRFYFDGNWVKYKEVGELISREWRKQQNGSRFLKLHQKIKSCRVALLNWNRQRDTNAKKEIMELKQKLAEVQGDRYANKNGKMRDLKKKLEEAYKREEVFWGQKTRIKWLKEGDKNTKYFHASVAERRRRNNISSLQKGDGTWCESEQEIENEINGYFQELLTSSNPQQVDSILGGIPLVITNQMNAMLVRPVSEIEVRKVVFSLHPNKAPGPDDDALIFCRANKEEADKVMKLLEVYGKALGQVINAEKSYVFFSKNTRDEVKAEILDILGGMKEARQSKYLGLPLVIERPKKQVFNYIRERVINRMCGSKERLLSNVGKVVLLKSVILVLPAYAMSCCKLPKGLCVDICREMAKFW; encoded by the exons ATGTTGTTGTTGGATACTGATTCAAAGGGCATGAAGTGGAAAAGGAGATTTTACTTTGACGGGAATTGGGTAAAATATAAAGAAGTAGGTGAACTCATTAGCAGGGAATGGAGAAAACAACAGAATGGTTCAAGATTTCTTAAGCTACACCAAAAGATAAAGAGCTGTAGAGTTGCTCTCTTGAACTGGAATAGGCAAAGAGACACTAATGCAAAAAAAGAGATTATGGAGCTGAAGCAAAAACTTGCAGAGGTTCAGGGTGATAGGTATGCCAATAAGAATGGAAAGATGAGAGACCTTAAAAAGAAACTGGAGGAGGCTTATAAGAGAGAGGAGGTGTTTTGGGGgcaaaaaacaagaattaagtgGTTGAAGGAAGGTGATAAGAATACAAAATACTTCCATGCAAGTGTTGCagagagaagaagaaggaataaTATCTCAAGTCTTCAGAAGGGTGATGGAACTTGGTGTGAGTCAGAGCAAGAAATTGAGAATGAAATTAATGGTTATTTTCAGGAGCTTTTAACTTCTAGTAACCCTCAACAGGTTGACTCAATACTGGGTGGTATTCCCCTAGTGATCACAAACCAAATGAATGCAATGCTGGTTAGACCTGTTTCAGAAATAGAAGTCAGAAAAGTTGTTTTTTCACTGCACCCAAACAAAGCCCCGGGACCTGATG ATGATGCGTTGATTTTCTGTAGAGCTAACAAAGAAGAAGCTGACAAAGTGATGAAGCTGTTGGAGGTGTATGGAAAAGCCTTAGGACAAGTCATAAATGCTGAGAAGTCTTATGTATTTTTTAGTAAGAATACAAGGGATGAAGTGAAGGCAGAAATATTGGATATCCTGGGAGGCATGAAGGAAGCTAGGCAAAGCAAATATCTTGGGCTTCCATTGGTTATAGAAAGACCAAAAAAACAAGTCTTCAACTACATTAGGGAGAGGGTCATCAACAGAATGTGTGGATCGAAGGAGAGACTACTGAGTAATGTTGGTAAGGTGGTCCTTTTAAAATCTGTGATTTTAGTTCTACCTGCTTATGCTATGAGTTGCTGCAAACTGCCAAAAGGCTTATGTGTGGATATTTGTAGAGAAATGGCAAAGTTTTGGTAG
- the LOC113719046 gene encoding putative late blight resistance protein homolog R1A-4, with protein sequence MEFLTKLVKKADRSPTNAVNFLLMELGDWWNLSESQDEDEKDAHKQIQILKVELRLLRTFLIYVGIWNDLHKDVGLLLQSLVQDLEAAFMEASTDFRSPPAYEIQRSVEYLYPVISKWQQKFKLFRPLIKAAYDYVSSKQELCSFQCQSPLVSYSPLSNYVPWNEFSGSLLDNLVDLSREDTFHVHIKPHIQVMAKMIGNLRGFMAVENRNANQQEYRHLLAHFGAILVQTAYISYVCWIDGLDENMKNEIIPKLVDLLKKLKPNASQVTRICFKLLEDHKYNCEEFVRFLIPQKNQLLTLQKGLKYLIMLVIQPPSFYTDNDVKLLSMDIIEMVSELGSFSYLFHAKETVADLAKDAYPLLFRLLEKMERLNAELFLTELLQPGIVEKSFVKNRINSFHDGLSFLQIFLGDDGREIPQPIWKNIGSLARNAGNVYLAFLRKSVTKDKVTFELLKSLERIKLFKMEILLHELLNSRPNMTVDVQNQIQTLYKGLTVLRTFLMGPLEEDGKLILAHVELVVKHVISVIYSVAAKKVTEDMATNLVLLLPELVEKIEPVNAGIKEIYLRARSSFKSCFPKPEGVGFMDFLIGNLMELLNSKAKSIGSLKYPIHIVHREMGFLRSILCNIGEKWTQHLDIKCLVSHIIQVAYEVEYLVDSLVVRGGVLWYHALWVTDLIEDIRLLKIKASEISMKTCGINISNGPEALRKVTSPAKIPKIDEEVIDLADQNKIMIDRLTRGSRQQDVVSIVGMPGLGKTTLARKVYNDPSVIFHFHIRAWCSVSQVYCKRDLLLEMLGGIMDITDSILEMSDDDLDLELYQCLKRKRYLIVMDDIWSTEPWHDLERTFPNDENGSRILVTSRLPDVALEIKADRIPHRLRLLSHDESWELLQKKLFKTRDCQVELVTVGNQIAKSCQGLPLAIVAVSGILERTEMTLDSWKKVSESLCSRIASDPQTRCMEILELSYKHLPDYLKPCFLYLGAFLENKEIPVRKLTWLWVAEGFVRSTASKRVEDLAEEYLKDLIGRSLVIASKSRSNGGVKTCCVHDLLRTLCLLRCHEENFLHSVTGHNFFFDASYDDSDYGVDPDYHPTNCTTYAKRRLSICSKRNHFIMSRPGGPHVRSLLYSASSDLYPRCPYNISFIFENFKLLRVLDLECINMGNSFFSGIELLAHLRYLALCGDIDYIPASIANLWNLETLIVKGLKGKVLLPHTIWSMEKLRHLHVYSNAVFNMQDNETEKATQLGNLDSLSTPSLSFGKHTENIMRRFLKLRRLRCLFSESRVDVGNSNQFPVLNCLTELESLKILCSGRIAHPFKFDFPLKLKKLTLSKFRLPWDCILEVGRLPNLEVLKLLSRAFEGKVWDMKEGQFPKLNFLKLDTLNLAQWNATSDDFPNLQHLVLRNCRQLEEVPSGLGDVPTLEIIEVQLCRQSAEESVRRIEEEQHMMGNDDLKVLINRSEWDF encoded by the coding sequence ATGGAATTTCTAACTAAGCTTGTTAAGAAAGCTGATCGCAGTCCAACTAATGCTGTGAATTTTCTCCTGATGGAACTGGGTGACTGGTGGAACTTGTCAGAAagtcaagatgaagatgaaaaagATGCACACAAACAAATTCAGATTCTCAAAGTAGAATTAAGATTGTTGAGAACGTTTCTGATATACGTTGGAATTTGGAATGATCTTCATAAAGATGTTGGTCTGTTGCTGCAGTCTCTAGTCCAGGATCTTGAAGCTGCATTCATGGAGGCAAGTACAGATTTTAGATCTCCGCCTGCGTATGAAATTCAAAGAAGTGTCGAGTACTTGTATCCTGTAATTTCTAAGTGGCAACAAAAGTTCAAGCTTTTCAGGCCACTGATTAAAGCAGCTTACGATTATGTTTCATCCAAGCAGGAGCTCTGTTCATTTCAATGCCAGTCTCCTTTGGTTTCTTACTCTCCTCTGAGTAATTATGTTCCCTGGAATGAATTCTCTGGCTCTCTACTGGATAATCTGGTAGATCTGTCTAGAGAGGACACATTTCATGTGCATATCAAGCCGCACATCCAAGTCATGGCCAAGATGATAGGAAACCTAAGGGGCTTTATGGCGGTAGAGAATCGGAATGCTAACCAACAAGAGTATAGACACCTCTTGGCTCATTTTGGAGCAATACTTGTCCAAACAGCATATATTTCTTATGTGTGCTGGATTGATGGCTTGGATGAAAACATGAAAAATGAGATCATTCCTAAGCTTGTTGACCTACTGAAAAAGCTAAAGCCTAATGCTTCACAAGTTACAAGGATATGCTTCAAGTTACTGGAGGATCACAAATACAATTGTGAAGAGTTTGTCCGATTTCTCATTCCTCAGAAGAATCAGCTTCTGACCCTTCAAAAAGGGCTCAAATACCTAATAATGTTGGTCATCCAGCCACCATCTTTTTACACAGACAATGATGTAAAGCTGCTTTCAATGGATATTATAGAAATGGTTAGCGAGCTTGGATCTTTCAGCTACTTATTTCATGCTAAGGAAACAGTAGCAGATCTCGCTAAGGATGCTTATCCTCTACTTTTTAGGTTGCTCGAAAAGATGGAGCGTCTCAATGCAGAGCTGTTCCTCACCGAGTTGCTACAGCCCGGAATAGTGGAGAAGTCTTTCGTGAAGAACCGAATTAATTCTTTCCATGATGGATTAAGTTTTTTACAGATTTTTCTAGGAGATGATGGCAGGGAAATTCCTCAGCCCATATGGAAAAATATTGGATCTCTAGCTAGGAATGCTGGTAATGTATATCTCGCATTTCTGCGCAAGTCAGTAACCAAAGACAAGGTCACCTTTGAGCTTCTCAAGTCGCTTGAGAGGATTAAACTTTTCAAGATGGAGATACTTTTGCACGAGCTTCTAAACAGTCGTCCAAATATGACGGTCGATGTGCAGAATCAAATACAAACCCTTTACAAGGGGCTGACAGTCCTCAGAACTTTTCTTATGGGTCCACTGGAGGAGGATGGTAAATTGATCTTGGCACATGTTGAATTAGTGGTCAAGCACGTAATATCAGTTATTTACTCAGTTGCTGCCAAGAAAGTCACAGAAGACATGGCAACGAATCTTGTTCTTTTGCTTCCAGAGTTGGTAGAAAAGATTGAGCCTGTCAATGCAGGGATAAAAGAGATTTATCTGCGAGCACGAAgctcatttaaatcttgtttCCCCAAGCCTGAGGGAGTTGGCTTTATGGATTTTCTTATAGGAAATTTGATGGAGCTGCTGAACTCCAAAGCTAAATCGATTGGTTCTCTGAAATATCCAATTCATATTGTTCATAGAGAGATGGGATTCTTGAGGTCGATACTCTGCAACATTGGAGAAAAGTGGACTCAGCACTTGGATATAAAATGTCTTGTTTCACACATTATACAAGTGGCATATGAGGTGGAATACCTTGTTGATTCGTTGGTGGTTAGAGGAGGTGTTTTATGGTATCATGCGCTATGGGTTACTGATCTCATAGAAGATATCAGGCTTCTTAAGATTAAGGCTTCAGAGATCTCTATGAAGACTTGCGGTATCAATATCTCTAATGGTCCCGAGGCATTGAGAAAGGTGACATCGCCAGCAAAAATTCCCAAAATTGATGAAGAGGTCATTGATCTTGCTGATCAGAACAAAATTATGATTGATAGGCTTACAAGAGGATCACGACAGCAAGATGTTGTCTCGATTGTTGGTATGCCTGGGCTAGGTAAGACGACTCTGGCCAGGAAGGTATACAATGATCCTTCAGTTATCTTTCACTTCCATATTCGTGCATGGTGTTCTGTGTCTCAAGTATACTGCAAAAGAGATTTATTGCTCGAAATGCTGGGTGGCATTATGGATATTACTGATAGTATCCTTGAAATGAGTGATGATGATCTAGACTTAGAGTTATATCAATGTCTCAAGAGAAAAAGGTATCTCATAGTTATGGATGACATCTGGAGCACTGAACCATGGCATGATTTAGAAAGAACGTTCccaaatgatgaaaatggaagCAGAATATTAGTCACAAGTCGTCTCCCTGATGTGGCTTTGGAAATTAAAGCAGATAGAATTCCTCATCGTCTTCGTCTACTCTCCCATGATGAAAGCTGGGAATTGTTGCAGAAGAAGTTATTCAAGACCAGAGATTGTCAAGTTGAACTGGTGACAGTTGGAAACCAAATTGCCAAAAGTTGTCAAGGACTACCTCTTGCAATTGTTGCAGTATCTGGTATCCTTGAAAGAACTGAAATGACTCtagattcatggaaaaaagTATCAGAAAGTTTATGCTCACGCATTGCCAGTGATCCGCAAACAAGGTGCATGGAGATCCTAGAGCTAAGCTACAAGCATTTGCCTGACTATTTGAAGCCGTGCTTTCTCTATCTTGGAGCATTTCTTGAGaacaaagaaattccagtccgAAAGTTGACATGGTTATGGGTTGCTGAAGGATTTGTACGAAGTACGGCGTCAAAACGTGTGGAAGATCTTGCAGAGGAATACTTGAAGGACCTCATTGGCAGAAGCCTAGTAATAGCTTCGAAAAGCAGATCCAATGGTGGAGTTAAAACATGTTGTGTTCATGACCTGCTGCGTACTTTATGCTTGCTGAGATGTCACGaagaaaattttcttcattcAGTAACTGGACATAATTTCTTTTTTGATGCTTCTTATGATGATTCAGATTATGGTGTTGATCCAGATTATCATCCTACAAATTGCACAACATATGCAAAACGGAGGTTATCCATTTGTTCTAAGAGAAATCATTTCATCATGTCAAGGCCTGGTGGACCACACGTCCGCTCTCTACTATACTCTGCCAGCAGTGATTTGTATCCAAGATGTCCCTACAACATCTCCTTCATTTTCGAGAACTTCAAACTTCTCAGAGTGCTGGATTTGGAATGCATCAATATGGGTAATTCTTTCTTCAGTGGAATAGAGTTATTGGCTCATTTGAGGTACTTGGCCCTTTGTGGTGATATAGACTATATTCCAGCTTCAATTGCCAACCTCTGGAATCTGGAAACCTTGATTGTGAAAGGACTAAAAGGTAAAGTCCTACTGCCACATACTATTTGGAGCATGGAAAAGTTGAGACATTTGCATGTATATAGTAATGCTGTCTTCAACATGCAAGACAATGAAACAGAAAAGGCCACGCAGTTAGGAAATCTGGACAGTCTTTCCACCCCATCTCTCTCTTTTGGTAAACATACAGAGAATATCATGCGAAGGTTTCTCAAACTTCGGAGACTTAGATGTCTGTTTTCAGAATCAAGGGTTGATGTTGGGAACTCAAATCAATTTCCAGTACTGAACTGTCTCACAGAACTAGAGTCGCTCAAAATTCTCTGTTCTGGTAGAATTGCTCATCCTTTTAAGTTTGACTTCCCATTGAAACTGAAGAAGTTGACTCTATCAAAATTTCGCCTGCCATGGGACTGCATTTTGGAAGTTGGTAGATTACCGAACCTGGAGGTTCTCAAATTGCTTTCTAGGGCCTTTGAGGGGAAAGTGTGGGACATGAAAGAAGGGCAGTTCCCTAAACTCAATTTCCTAAAGCTCGACACTCTGAACCTGGCCCAGTGGAATGCCACCAGTGATGACTTTCCCAATCTTCAACACTTAGTTTTGCGAAATTGCAGGCAGCTTGAGGAAGTCCCCTCTGGTTTAGGAGATGTCCCTACACTGGAGATCATTGAGGTGCAATTGTGCAGACAATCTGCTGAAGAGTCTGTCAGAAGAATAGAGGAGGAACAACACATGATGGGAAATGATGATTTGAAGGTTCTAATCAATCGTTCAGAATGGGATTTCTGA